The following proteins are co-located in the Conyzicola lurida genome:
- a CDS encoding phosphotransferase, whose translation MARSHLTLAALATSAVDGLDLVETSSFGSALHNEFDSALLTARDGRHLIIRVPRNERAEVEQSADLVALRAISNGVRTRLPFAVSQYVGQVPVSGTRAIIYEFVYGTKVGLSRLDAGPNGLAASIGSGIAAVHNLPTSFVTDAGLPMLSSGEALRASVSVMDRAGATGLVPPQLLSRWERATEDSKLWQFQPTVINNALSADSFLSSDGIVTGLLGWQELRVGDPARDLAWLLGAPEAVADSAFDAYQSVRGSGDRHVRQRAKLYAELEIAKWLLHGTDTRSTEIVDDAVEMLSALVDSTLNDVMNPLNPQTMEVMAVDEVEALLDRTERAV comes from the coding sequence ATGGCCAGATCCCACCTCACTCTAGCCGCGCTCGCGACCTCTGCCGTCGACGGCCTCGACCTCGTGGAGACCTCGAGCTTCGGCTCTGCGCTGCACAACGAGTTCGACTCCGCCCTGCTGACCGCCCGTGACGGTCGCCACCTCATCATCCGCGTCCCCCGCAACGAGCGCGCCGAAGTCGAGCAGTCGGCCGATCTGGTCGCCCTGCGCGCCATCAGCAACGGCGTGCGCACTCGCCTGCCGTTCGCGGTCTCGCAGTACGTCGGCCAGGTGCCTGTCTCGGGCACCCGCGCCATCATCTACGAGTTCGTCTACGGCACCAAGGTCGGCCTGAGCCGTCTCGACGCCGGGCCGAACGGTCTCGCAGCGTCCATCGGGTCGGGCATCGCCGCCGTGCACAACCTGCCGACCAGCTTCGTCACCGACGCGGGCCTGCCCATGCTCTCCTCCGGCGAGGCGCTGCGTGCCTCCGTCTCGGTGATGGACCGCGCCGGCGCCACCGGCCTGGTGCCGCCGCAGCTGCTCAGCCGCTGGGAACGCGCCACCGAAGACAGCAAGCTCTGGCAGTTCCAGCCCACCGTGATCAACAACGCGCTGAGCGCCGACTCCTTCCTCTCGTCCGACGGAATCGTCACCGGACTGCTCGGCTGGCAGGAACTGCGCGTCGGCGACCCCGCCCGCGACCTCGCCTGGCTGCTCGGTGCCCCCGAAGCCGTCGCCGACAGCGCGTTCGACGCGTACCAGTCGGTCCGCGGCTCGGGCGACCGCCACGTACGCCAGCGCGCCAAGCTCTACGCGGAGCTGGAGATCGCCAAGTGGCTGCTGCACGGCACCGACACGAGAAGCACCGAGATCGTGGATGACGCTGTCGAGATGCTCAGCGCGCTGGTCGACTCGACGCTCAACGACGTGATGAACCCGCTCAACCCGCAGACCATGGAGGTCATGGCGGTCGACGAGGTCGAGGCGCTGCTCGACCGCACCGAGCGCGCGGTCTAG
- a CDS encoding UvrD-helicase domain-containing protein has translation MSIDLQVGARVSALEIAAAIDGDPPTPQQQAVIEADLAPALVIAGAGSGKTETMANRVLYLLANGMVQPSEVLGLTFTRKAAGELATRIRERIEQLAAAGLVGDDYDVFDAPTVATYNSFANSIYRDNAALIGRESDAAVLSEASSWQLARSIVVASHDERLADLDKSVDVVTKAVINLNHELSEIERDSDDVRRMVGELGSVLELPYGGRSNARYPEVRKAIEAVQGLPVLLDLADAFAAAKANRGLVEYSDQVALALTATERVPKIAEELRTRFAVVLLDEYQDTSVVQTRLLRRLFRDHAVMAVGDPHQSIYGWRGASAANLGGFPADFSSAPGSVAKFDLSTSWRNGHAILASANALVEKLNLVTTVEVGSLTASPAASDEDLSVVFEETVTDEAAATAAWLKAQLAVPSKKGTQRTAAMLMRTRSTMSVFTAALDDAGVPYHVLGIGGLLQEPEIVDLVSALWVVNDPTAGSQLIRLLTGSRWRLGVQDVNALSRLASWLRDRDYAQQPLADDLREAMRASVAEAEGGSIVEALDFIAHTRREHGALKNFSEAGLDRLRDAGATFARLRSRANLELVDFVTLVEQELMLDIEVAANDRLPLGNANLEAFFDALGGYLSSDDRASLGGFLSWLSVAEWRDSLGPRPEDPEPGTVQLLTIHGSKGLEWDIVAVPRLVEGELPGAAKDGYNGWLSLGALPYEFRGDASELPLLRWRGIETQKEFDDNRKQFKLDLETRHRLEERRLAYVAVTRARHSLLLSGSFWSKQSKPRSPSEFLLDLEASGVIGELPTESEHEENPLGTEPELLLWPVDPLGVRRGRVEAGAAAVRAVLDREPADDDLPGKWADDLTLLLREREQRLGANELVPVPARVSASRFKDFVTDPAAVASSLRRPMPERPYKATQIGTLFHAWVEERYGVGGTGEELDAFALELDDGGLDGEITSDAELVRLQDTFARSAWAGRKPIDVEREIHLPFDGRVVICKIDAVYFDGERYEVVDWKTGKAPKDAADLERKQLQLALYRLAYARWKGIDPQLIDAVFYFVADDTVVTPERIFDEAELIALWRASFGR, from the coding sequence GTGAGCATCGACCTTCAGGTGGGCGCGCGGGTGAGCGCGCTCGAGATCGCGGCGGCGATCGACGGCGATCCGCCCACGCCGCAGCAGCAGGCCGTGATCGAGGCCGACCTGGCGCCGGCACTCGTCATCGCGGGCGCGGGCAGCGGCAAGACCGAGACCATGGCCAACCGCGTGCTCTATCTGCTCGCCAACGGCATGGTGCAGCCGAGCGAGGTGCTCGGCCTCACCTTCACCCGCAAGGCGGCAGGCGAACTCGCCACGCGCATCCGGGAACGCATCGAACAGCTCGCGGCGGCCGGACTCGTCGGCGACGACTACGACGTCTTCGACGCCCCCACCGTGGCGACCTACAACTCGTTCGCCAATTCGATCTACCGCGACAACGCCGCCCTCATCGGGCGCGAGAGCGACGCGGCCGTCCTGAGCGAGGCATCCAGCTGGCAGCTCGCCCGCTCGATCGTGGTCGCGAGCCACGACGAACGGCTCGCCGACCTCGACAAGAGCGTCGACGTGGTGACCAAGGCGGTCATCAACCTGAACCACGAGCTCAGCGAGATCGAGCGCGACTCCGACGACGTGCGGCGCATGGTCGGCGAGCTCGGGTCGGTGCTGGAGCTGCCCTACGGCGGACGCTCGAACGCACGCTACCCCGAGGTGCGCAAGGCGATCGAGGCGGTGCAGGGTCTTCCGGTGCTGCTCGACCTCGCCGACGCGTTCGCCGCCGCCAAGGCGAACCGCGGCCTCGTCGAGTACTCCGACCAGGTAGCGCTCGCCCTCACGGCGACCGAGCGCGTGCCGAAAATCGCCGAAGAGCTGCGCACCCGTTTCGCCGTCGTGCTGCTCGACGAGTACCAGGACACCTCGGTCGTGCAGACCCGTCTGCTGCGACGGCTGTTCCGCGACCACGCGGTGATGGCGGTCGGCGACCCCCACCAGTCGATTTACGGATGGCGCGGCGCGAGTGCCGCGAACCTCGGCGGTTTCCCCGCCGACTTCAGCAGCGCGCCCGGCTCGGTCGCGAAGTTCGACCTGTCCACGAGCTGGCGCAACGGCCACGCGATCCTCGCGTCGGCGAACGCCCTCGTCGAGAAGCTCAACCTCGTCACCACCGTCGAGGTCGGGTCACTCACCGCGAGCCCGGCCGCGTCCGACGAAGACCTCTCCGTCGTCTTCGAGGAGACCGTGACCGACGAGGCGGCGGCCACCGCGGCCTGGCTCAAGGCGCAACTCGCCGTGCCGTCGAAGAAGGGCACGCAGCGCACGGCCGCGATGCTCATGCGCACACGGTCGACGATGTCGGTGTTCACGGCCGCGCTCGACGACGCCGGGGTGCCGTACCACGTGCTCGGAATCGGCGGCCTGCTGCAGGAACCCGAGATCGTCGACCTCGTGAGCGCGCTCTGGGTGGTCAATGACCCGACGGCCGGGTCGCAGCTGATCCGGCTGCTCACCGGGTCGCGCTGGCGCCTGGGCGTGCAAGACGTCAACGCCCTCAGCCGGCTCGCGTCGTGGTTGCGCGACCGCGACTACGCCCAGCAGCCGCTCGCCGACGACCTGCGCGAGGCGATGCGTGCCTCCGTCGCCGAGGCCGAGGGCGGTTCGATCGTGGAGGCGCTCGACTTCATTGCGCACACCCGCCGGGAGCACGGCGCGCTGAAGAACTTCAGCGAGGCAGGCCTCGACCGGCTGCGCGACGCGGGGGCCACCTTCGCGCGGCTGCGCTCGCGCGCCAACCTCGAGCTCGTCGACTTCGTCACGCTCGTCGAGCAGGAGCTGATGCTCGACATCGAGGTCGCCGCGAACGACCGGCTGCCTCTCGGCAACGCGAACCTCGAGGCGTTCTTCGACGCGCTCGGCGGCTACCTCTCCAGCGACGACCGCGCCTCGCTCGGCGGGTTCCTCTCCTGGTTGAGCGTCGCCGAGTGGCGCGACAGCCTCGGGCCTCGGCCCGAGGACCCCGAACCGGGCACGGTCCAGCTGCTGACGATCCACGGGTCGAAGGGGCTCGAGTGGGACATCGTCGCGGTGCCCCGCCTCGTGGAGGGCGAGCTGCCCGGCGCCGCGAAAGACGGCTACAACGGCTGGCTGTCACTCGGCGCTCTGCCGTACGAATTCCGCGGTGACGCGAGCGAGCTGCCGCTGCTGCGCTGGCGGGGCATCGAGACCCAGAAGGAATTCGACGACAACCGCAAACAGTTCAAGCTTGACCTCGAGACGCGGCACCGGCTGGAGGAACGCCGGCTCGCCTACGTCGCCGTCACCCGCGCGCGGCACTCGCTGCTGTTGAGCGGCTCGTTCTGGTCGAAGCAGTCGAAGCCGCGCAGCCCGAGCGAGTTCCTGCTCGACCTCGAGGCGTCCGGCGTGATCGGCGAGCTGCCGACCGAGAGCGAGCACGAGGAGAACCCGCTCGGTACCGAACCCGAGCTGCTGCTCTGGCCGGTCGACCCGCTCGGCGTGCGCCGCGGCCGGGTGGAAGCGGGAGCCGCCGCCGTGCGGGCCGTGCTCGACCGCGAACCGGCCGACGACGACCTGCCCGGCAAATGGGCCGACGACCTCACCCTGCTGCTGCGCGAACGCGAGCAGCGACTCGGCGCGAACGAGCTCGTGCCGGTGCCAGCGCGCGTGTCCGCCTCGCGGTTCAAGGACTTCGTCACCGACCCGGCGGCCGTCGCCTCGTCGCTGCGCCGCCCCATGCCCGAGCGCCCGTACAAGGCGACCCAGATCGGTACGCTCTTCCACGCCTGGGTCGAGGAACGCTACGGCGTCGGCGGCACGGGCGAGGAGCTCGACGCCTTCGCGCTGGAACTCGACGACGGCGGCCTCGACGGCGAGATCACCAGCGATGCCGAACTCGTGCGCCTGCAAGACACCTTCGCCCGCTCGGCGTGGGCCGGCCGCAAGCCGATCGACGTCGAACGCGAGATCCACCTGCCATTCGACGGCCGCGTCGTCATCTGCAAGATCGACGCCGTCTATTTCGACGGCGAACGGTACGAGGTGGTCGACTGGAAGACCGGCAAGGCTCCGAAGGATGCCGCCGACCTCGAGCGCAAGCAACTGCAACTCGCGCTCTACCGACTCGCCTACGCGCGCTGGAAAGGCATCGACCCGCAGCTCATCGACGCCGTGTTCTACTTCGTGGCCGACGACACAGTGGTCACGCCCGAGCGCATCTTCGACGAGGCCGAGCTGATCGCCCTCTGGCGCGCCAGCTTCGGTCGCTGA